The DNA region CGTGACCGGGCCCAGAGCGCGAAGGCGAGGGCCGCGGCGACCACGACGAGGGCGAGGATCACCGTGGTCGAGCGCGTGAGGGCGAACACGAGCGCCGCGACGACCACCCAGAAGATCGCCCAGCCGCGACGGACGGTGCCTTCGACGAGCTGCACCACGAAGACCAGGAGGGCGAGCAGTGCGATGAACCCGAGGAGGTTGCGGTTGCCGACGATGCCCTCGATCGGTCCGCCGTCGAGGAGCAGCCCGCGAGACCAGTAGAAGGCCTTCGGGTATGGCGGCTCACCGTAGTCGACCCAGAACGGCAGCACAGGTCCGCGCACGACGATCGCCACCCAGGCCTCGAACACGAGCGACAGCGCGAGGATCCAGCGGAAGGCCGCTGCGAGCGCTCGAATGAGCTCGGCATAGCTGAGGCAGAGAGCCAGGAACACACCGGCCACGGCGGTGCCCAGCTGGATGCCGACTCCGATCAGCGATGCCGCCGGGTAGAACGACCACGCGATCGAGAGGGTGCAGAGACCGACGAAGGCGAGCAGGGCCTTGGGAACCCTGCGCCATTCGAGGCGGGGGCGCAGGACGGCGATGGCGATGGCCGCCCCGACGACGCACAGCCCGGCGATGATGCCGAAACCCCACCAGTCGAGCAGGTTCCGCCAGAACTGGCCGGCGAAGGCCGTGAACACCGTCAGAGTCGCGAGCAGGCGCACGAGAGTCCTGCTGCGGGTCGATGCCATGCGTCCAGATTAGTCGGCGCGCGTCTCCGCGGCCTGCAGGAGGGCAGGGGAAGCCGCGCGATGCAGGCACTGCAAAGCACCGCCCTATAGTTGTCAACTGAACGATCGTTGAGCGGGGGGTGACGAGTGGGCACGAGTCTGGGCCAACGCGGCATCCAGTTGACCATCGCCGAGATCGGTCGTCACACGACGGTGTCCGTGCTCATCGACGGGCATCGGGTCTGGTCGGCAAGAACGGCAGAGGCCAAGGAGTACGGCCGGCCCGGATCGCTCCTCCTCGCCTGGCCCGACGCTCTGCGGGTGAGACTGCACGGCACCAGCGACTTCTCCGTCATCGACACCGACACCGACGAGACCCTCGTGCGCCGCCGTCTGCGATTCGGAACCTCCGCCGCACCCATCCTCGTGGTCGACAGCTCGGGTCGTCGCCTCTCCGTGAACAAGTGGGGCCGCCTGTCGGCGAGCTTCGACGGCGACGTCGAAGGCGACATCCAGGAACGCGTGCTCGCCAGCACCCAGCGGGTCATCAGCGCCGTGGAGGATCTGGGCAGGCCGACCTTCATCGTCGGCGGCACCCTTCTCGGCGCCATCCGCTCGGGAACCTTCCTCCCCAACGACGACGACGTCGACCTCGCCTACCTGAGCGAGCACTCCCATCCCGCAGACCTGGTCCTCGAGAGCTACGCCATCGAACGCGACCTGCGCGACAGGGGCTTCGAGGTGCTGCGGCACAGCGGAGCGCACCTGCAGATCCTGTTCCGGCTGCCGAACGGCGAGACCGACCACTACGTCGACATCTTCACCGCGTTCTTCAAGGACGGCGAGTTCTTCGAGCCGATCCACATGCAGGCCGAGCTTCCCCGCGATGCGATCACGCCGCTGAGCACCGTGAGCTTCGCC from Leifsonia sp. Root1293 includes:
- a CDS encoding O-antigen ligase family protein — encoded protein: MASTRSRTLVRLLATLTVFTAFAGQFWRNLLDWWGFGIIAGLCVVGAAIAIAVLRPRLEWRRVPKALLAFVGLCTLSIAWSFYPAASLIGVGIQLGTAVAGVFLALCLSYAELIRALAAAFRWILALSLVFEAWVAIVVRGPVLPFWVDYGEPPYPKAFYWSRGLLLDGGPIEGIVGNRNLLGFIALLALLVFVVQLVEGTVRRGWAIFWVVVAALVFALTRSTTVILALVVVAAALAFALWARSRGAERRRPVYITAAASVVTVVVLLVTLNGALLKLFGKSEDLTGRFDIWNAVIGLAQQRPVAGWGWMGYWAPWVEPFDGLAVRKGVTYLQAHNAWLDVWLQVGIIGLVIFTALIASTLWRSWFAAVDRPRTGIADTDPYTARSLLPLLILAALLAQSLAESRILYEGGWVLVVAICIITKRAQYTAIDASDAAPALAPVGRMR